The genome window CCATTGCGGCGTCGGTGGCGGCGTTCGCCATCGGCATCGTGCTGGGGGTCGTGCTGCTGCTGGCGCGCCTGTCGCCCTATTCGCCGGTACGCGGTGCGGTCATGCTCTGGGTCAGCGCCATTCGCGGCACGCCCGCGCTGATCCACATGCTGATCGCCTACTACGTGGTGCCGGCCCTGCTGGGCATTTCGGTGTCGCCCATTGCAGCAGGCATCGGCGCGCTGGCCTGTAATACCAGCGCTTACATCGTGGAAATCTTGCGGGGCGCCCTCGGCACGCTGTCCGGCGGTCAGGTCGCCGCAGCCCGCGCGCTGGGCATGAGGCGCCGGCAGATCTGGCGATATGTGCTGCTGCCGCAGGTGTTCTACCGGGCGATCCCGCCGTTGACGAGCGAACTCACCATCTTGCTCAAGGCGTCGTCGCTGATGTCGATTATTGCGGTACCGGAACTGGCCACCGTGGCGCGCAACGCCACACTGCAAAGCGATCTGCCCTTGCAGGTATTCACGGTGACCGCTGCCGTGTATTTCATCATTTTGTTCTGCATCTCGGCCGTCTCGCGGCTGTGCGAACGCCGCGTATCCAGGATGCTGCCCAATGCCCATTGATCTTTCCATCGTCGGGGAATCCATTCCCGTGCTGCTAAAGGGCCTGCGGATCACGGCGCTGGTCAGCCTGATCGGCATTCCGCTGGGCATGCTGATCGGCACGCTGGCCGCCTATGCGGCGCAATCGCGCACACCGTTGCGCCCCATTGCGCTCGGCTATGTGGAGCTGGTGCGCAACATCCCCTTTTTGATCCTGGTCTACCTGTCGTTCTTCGGACTGCCCAAGATCGGAGTGCCCGCTTCCGCCATGACAGTCGCCATTGGCTGCACGGCGTTTTACACGGGCGGCTACTTCTGCGAAATCTTGCGTGCCGCGCTGCAAAGCGTTCCGCGCGGACAAAGCAGCGCGGCCCTGTCGCTGGGCATGACGTACTGGCAGACGCAGCGCCACATCGTCGTGCCGCAACTCTTTGGCTTCCTGATCCCGCCCGCCACCAGCCTGATCATCATGATGTTCAAAGACACGGCGATCTTCTCGGTGATGAGCCTGCCCGAGATGACCTACCAGAGCAATCTGCTCACCGCCAACACCTTCGCTTACCTAGAGGTGCTGGGCACGACTGCGCTGATCTATTGGCTGTGCAGCGTGCTGATGGCCAGCATCGGGCGCCGCCTGGAAACCGCAGCGCGCCGCAGCACGCACCAGACCTGATCCCTATTCCTACAAAAGGACATCCAAACATGAGCACCTATACCGTCCCCCCCCGCACCGGCCACCCTACCCTGTTGTATTCGGAACTGGCGCTGGACCTGGACAATCTGCAAGCCGATATCGCCGTGCTGGGCATGCCCTACGGCTCGCCCTATTCGGCCGCCGACTTCAGCAATGACCAGACGAACGCGCCCACCGCCATCCGTCAGGCCACGGACCGCGTCGTGCGCCGTCCCGGCCACTACGACTTCGATATCGACGGCCCCCTGCTGCAAGGCCGCGAAGACATCCGCTTCGTAGATTGCGGCGACATCATTCCAGACCTGTCCAAACCCCGCGGCGAACACTACGAACGCGCCGAAGCCGCCGTGCGCCGCATCGCCGCAGCTGGCGCCGTGCCTATCGTGCTGGGCGGCGACCACGGCATCACCACGCCCATCCTGCGCGGCCTGGATCAGAAAGGGCCGATCACGCTAGTACATATCGACGCCCATCTGGACTGGCGCGAAGACGTCAACGGCGTGCGCGACGGCTTGTCCAGCCCGATCCGCCGCGCCTCTGAAATGGCGCACGTCGACCGCATCATCCAGATTGGCCTGCGCGCCCAAGGCAGCGGCCGGCCCGAAGAACTGATCGCGGCGCGCGCCTATGGCGCCGAACTGGTCACCGCTTATGAACTGCACGACGTGGGCATGGACGCCGTGCTGGAACGCATTCCGGACGGCGGCAATTACTACCTGACCATCGACGCCGACGGCATGGACCCGGCCACGATGCCCGCCGTCGCAGGCCCCGCCCCTGGCGGCGTGACGTTCGTACAGGCGCGCAAGCTGATCCATGGCCTGGTGCGCAAGGGCCGCGTTGTTGGCATGGACATCGTGGAAATCCAGCCGGAGAAAGACCTGAACCAGATCTCGTGCATTACAGCCGGGCGTCTGATCCTGAACCTGATCGGCGCTTCCATCCGCGCAGGGCACTACGACAAATGAACGCCTCCACGCCCATCATCGAAATCCGCGGGGTGGACAAGTACTACGGCAGCCACCACGTGCTCAAGCAGTGCTCCACCCAGGTGAGCAAGGGCGAGATCGTGGTGGTCTGCGGGCCGTCCGGCTCGGGCAAATCCACCTTGATCAAGACCGTCAACGCGCTGGAACCCATACAAAAGGGCGACATCCTGATTGACGGCGACTCGGTCACCAGCACCACGGACCTGCCCAAGCTGCGCACCAAGGTCGGCATGGTGTTCCAGCACTTTGAGCTGTTTCCCCATCTGGATATCACGCGCAACCTGACGCTTGCCCAGCAGATCGTGCTGGGGCGCGACATCGCCACGGCCAGCGCCAAAGCCGCCGCCCTGCTCGAACGCGTCGGCTTATCTGCCCACGCGCACAAGCATCCGGGCCAACTGTCGGGCGGGCAACAGCAACGCGTGGCGATTGCCCGCGCGTTGTCCATGGACCCCATGGCCATGCTGTTTGACGAACCCACGTCCGCGCTGGACCCCGAAATGGTCAACGAGGTGCTGGACGTCATGGTGGAGCTGGCCGAAGAAGGCATGACGATGATGGTGGTCACGCACGAAATGGGCTTTGCCCGGCGCGTGGCCAACCGCGTGGTCTTCATGGAAGACGGCGCCATCATCGAAGACAGCCCCACAGACCGTTTCTTCCAAGACGCTGCCAGCCCGCAGGCGCAGCGTTTTCTTTCGAAGATTCTTCCTCACTGACCCCTGTCCGGCGCCCGCGCGCCGGCCCTTTCTAAAGACCCACACCATGGCGCACACCCGCATCCGCAAATTCAACACGCGTGAAACCTACCCCGAGCAGCAACTGGACAACGATCTGTGCCAGGCGGTTGTCGCCGGCAATCTCGTATTCCTGCGCGGTCAAATCGGCCAAGACCTGGACACCCGGGAATCCGTCGGCGTGGGCGACGTTACCGCCCAAGCCGAAAAAGCCATGGCAAACGTCGCCATGCTGCTGGATGAATGCGGCAGCGAGCTCTCGCACATCTGCAAACTAACCGTGTATCTGGTCGACGTCCGCTATCGCGAAGCCGTCTACAACGTCATGGGCCGCTGGCTCAAAGGCGTGTTCCCCGTGTCCACCGGCATCATCGTTTCCGCCCTGGCCCGCCCCGAGTGGCTGGTTGAAATAGACGTGACCGCCGTCATCCCCGGCTAGCAAAGCATTGCATGCTAGGCTTTCCCCTTGATCCAAAAAGGCGGCGGCATGCAATTCAATATCAAGGACAGCGCGGGCAATCTTATTGGCGTGGCAGACGTACAAACGTCCCCCGGCGCGGTAATGTGCGGCAGCTTTACGCCCGCGCCGGGCTTTGCCCGGTACGCCGCGCTATTTCAAGAATTGGAACAAGCGGCCAACGGCCAGTTGCTAAAAGACGCCGACCGGCTGACACAAGACATAACCGGCCACGCCTTCACCGCCACCGGCCCCTTGCCGCTACCCACCAGCGCACCGGTTGAAGATCTGCAAATCATGAGCGGCGGCATCAGCTTCAAGGTGCAAGACCCTGCTGTCGGCAAGGCGGCCACGTAATGCCCGCCATTCGAATCGGACCGCTGGTATTTCCCACTGATCTGGCCATATTGATGGCCGCCGCCATAGCCGGTTTGCTGGCGGCGCACCTGCTCAACCGGCAGCGCGACCGCACGGCCAACCTGAGCACCGACTTGTGGCGGGCGCTAGTCATCGGCCTGGTGGCGGCGCGGTTGGCCTTTGTCTGGCAATACCGTGAACACTATCTGCCGGACCCGATCCAGATTCTGGATCTGCGCGACGGCGGCTGGACGGGCCTGATCGGTCTGGGCGCCGCTTGGCTCTACACACTGTATGCCGTCGTCCGGCGCCATTCGCCGCGTCCCGCGCTCGTGGGCGCGCTGGCGTTGGCAAGCGTGGTCTGGTTCGGCGGCGGACGTTGGCTTGCGTCTGCGCCAGAGGCGCCTTCCGCCCTGACCGCCCTGGCTGTACAGCAGGTCGATGGCTCGCCCGCGGCGCTTAACGCCTTCCACGGCAAACCCACGGTCATCAACCTTTGGGCCAGCTGGTGCCCGCCTTGCCGCCGTGAAATGCCAGCATTCGCGGCCGCACAGGCCGCGAACCCCGACGTGAATTTTGTCTTTCTGAATCAGGCGGAAGCGCCGGGTCCGGTCACGGAATTTCTGACTCAGCATGCGCCGACGTTGCAAAACGTGTTGCTTGATCCTGCTGGCGACGCATCACGCCAAATGAGCAATCGCGGGCTACCCGCCACGTTGTTCCTGGATGCGCAAGGCCGGCTGGTGGACTTGCGGGTGGGGGAGCTTTCGACGGCGTCGCTGGCGCAACGGTTGGAAGCGATTCGGGATGAGGATGGGGGGGATTAGTTGGGGGGCCGACCGTTGGTTGGTACATCAACGCGGTCATCGCGTGTGGTGCATGTGACGAGCCTAGTTAGACTCACCCAAAGGCTTGCTCATAATGATGCTTCGGTAATTGGTGTGTTTCCACTGCGCGAACTCGATCGGCCTTTAGCCGCAAGCGGCGTACCACTCTTGCAGATGCATGGCCGGTTCGGCTGTGTCCAAGGCTATTTCCGTGGCCCCACCGGCTACCGCCCGTGCTTCCGCGTACTCCATCAATCCGGTTCGAAGCCCCGACCTTTGCAAAGCGGGGTTTGCCTGCGTCACACAATTGTTGGCGCGAACTATTTATCCTTGTACTGAACTAGCGGCCAAAGGCGCCAGAATGCGGTGACGGCAAGTATCAGTACGGCAACCAGGATTAAGGACTTCCACCATGTCCAGCCGAGAAGTAAGACCAGCAGAACAATAGAAAATAAATACAAAATGATATTGCCTACGAATCCACTGAAAACGCGGAAAAATGGATTTCCCAACAACCACGGGCCAATTTTCGCGCCGCAGACAGGACAAGAAAAGGGAGCATTTTTGCTCGCGTTTTCAACGCTGGGCATATCGCTCTCCTTGAAGCGCTGGCGGCATGATGGACAGCGCTGGTTCATGAACTCAAAAAAACTCATGGTATGAACTTCCTGATGCCTTCTAGAAAATCGCGAATCTCGGCAACTTGCATGGCGGCGTCTGCGGGAATTTCATCGCACCAAGCGGCGTTATAGCGGAAATCAAGTTTTAAAGCGTTGTTGATACCGGCAAAACAGCGTTCTCCTTCAATAATTGCCCGACAGGCGGCGCCGTAACCTGCTAACAGGAAAAGAGTATTTTTTCGCTAAATCCACAATCGAACGGCTCGATTTCGATTGGCCGTAGATTTCGACAATCTCTTCAACGACAGGATCAAGGCTTCTGGGAACCGGATTCGCCATCTATTACACCTTTAAATGCAACGCCGCTGGATACGGGCAGGGTTATTGTTAACCGCCGAGGCTATCTTCCCAAAGAGACGGCTGATATAGGATTGGACTGACTTTGTTGCACAAATATGTGGGACTGGTGATTAAGCAAAAAAAGCTGCCTTAGAAGGCGGCGACGCCTGCTGACGCCGTATGGTGCGGCAGCGATACGATCACCGAAGCGAAGTACGCCGCGCTGAAGCACCCAAACCTAAGTCGGTTCATCTATAAGCATGGAGACCGGCATCGGCTCAATGACGCCATCAGCACAATGGAAGAACACCATCCCGGCCAAATCATCTGGATTGAGTCGCCTGAATCCAATTAGCCAGTCGCGGTAGATAGGTTCACCAGGCGCTTGATTTCTGGTTCGGAGGTATCGCTGATGGCGGCCGCGGCCACGCCTAAGCGCTCTTTCGTCGAGGCGCGGAGCGCATGTCCGGTCTTCGCCGGGAAAGCATTGACCCTATTTAGTCAAAACCAACGCCTGCCCATGGATCTTTGGTGCTCCCGCCATACGTTTTCGCAACGTGCGAGTCTCTTTGCATGACACTGCGCAAAGTCGCGCGATGCCAACCCCAAACTCAATTTCGGGGGACATCGTGGCGTCTGGCACAGAGCAACGTAAAATGACCGGCTTCCAGCCTCTACATGCTTCCCTTATGAACCTTGAACGACTGCGCCGCGAATTTCCCGACTACGACATCACAACCCTGCCCCCCATACCCGATGGGTATTTCGACGCGTCGAGCTACATCGATGCAGCTCCTTCGTTCGAGAACGAGGAGCGCAGTTTGAAAGTGTTTGTCGACTACGCCAACTATGCCGACCGCCAATCCGGCAGGAGCCAGCGCTTCTGCGTTTCGCGCTACGACGAGGAAGCTGGTGACTTCGAGGACGTCGCCCTGTCGACTAACGATTGGGCCGAAGTCATGCGCTTCCTGAGCGCCTGAACGACCTCGCCCGGGGCGATCGGTCTCCGCTCTGATCGTCGGATGATCGCCCCCGCGACCTCTTGCGCTCCCGTGGTCTTTCTTGACTTCGACGGCCTCCTGCACTCCGTCAGAGAGAAGGCGATAGACGGGTATTTTCGGCTGCTGCCGAACTTGATTTCCCCCCTGCGTTGCGCGAATTCTCGCTATCATCCGCGACACGATGATGATCAAAAAGATACTCCCTGCCGCCTGCGCCGCCGCGCTGTGCATATTTTCCCTGACCGCCACTGCGGCGCCGGAGGCCTTGCCTTCGTTCGACTGCGCCAAGGCGCGCACGGGAGCAGAAAAAGCCATCTGCGCAAACCCGCAACTCGCAGCCCTCGATGCGAGCATCGCCAAGCGCTACGACGAAGCGCGCAAATCCCTGGACTCCATCACGGCCGAAGCGTTGTTGCGCGACCAGCGCTATTTCACCAAGGTGCGCGACGACGCCTTCGAGAAACCGTTCGACAAAGACAAACCGATCGAGGAACTTGCGACCCGCCTGAAATACAGAGACGCGTTTCTCGCCTCGCTGGACTTGGCCGAGCGCAAGGGCTTTACCGGCAGATGGCGCAACCTTTCCGGCGAGATCACGCTCTGGAAGAAGCCCGATGGCGACATCCTGTACGAAGGCTCGGCCGCAGAGCCGCACACCGGGCGCTGGTCATGCAACGTCGAGGCCTCCGGCCGTGCCAAGGACGAGCGCCTGCGGGTCAAGAGCGTCGATACCAAGGGCTGGGTACTGAACCTGCAACGCCAAGGTGATGGGCTGGTCGTCCAGGAACAGCCGCCCGGCGCAGGTTCATCTGGTCCGCCCTATTGCGACATGAACGGAACCTTGGGCGGCACGTTCTTCCCGATACGCTGATCGATAGCCGAAATTGTCGACTAACGATTGGGCCTAAGTCACGAGCATCCTGAACGCCCTCGCCAGAAGCGATCGGTTTCCACTCCGATCGTCTGATGATCGACCTCGCGACCTCTTGTGGTCCTGTAGTTT of Achromobacter seleniivolatilans contains these proteins:
- a CDS encoding amino acid ABC transporter permease, with the translated sequence MLDWLNQNGALAPFLHGVVEGTAITIAASVAAFAIGIVLGVVLLLARLSPYSPVRGAVMLWVSAIRGTPALIHMLIAYYVVPALLGISVSPIAAGIGALACNTSAYIVEILRGALGTLSGGQVAAARALGMRRRQIWRYVLLPQVFYRAIPPLTSELTILLKASSLMSIIAVPELATVARNATLQSDLPLQVFTVTAAVYFIILFCISAVSRLCERRVSRMLPNAH
- a CDS encoding amino acid ABC transporter permease, encoding MPIDLSIVGESIPVLLKGLRITALVSLIGIPLGMLIGTLAAYAAQSRTPLRPIALGYVELVRNIPFLILVYLSFFGLPKIGVPASAMTVAIGCTAFYTGGYFCEILRAALQSVPRGQSSAALSLGMTYWQTQRHIVVPQLFGFLIPPATSLIIMMFKDTAIFSVMSLPEMTYQSNLLTANTFAYLEVLGTTALIYWLCSVLMASIGRRLETAARRSTHQT
- a CDS encoding agmatinase, whose translation is MSTYTVPPRTGHPTLLYSELALDLDNLQADIAVLGMPYGSPYSAADFSNDQTNAPTAIRQATDRVVRRPGHYDFDIDGPLLQGREDIRFVDCGDIIPDLSKPRGEHYERAEAAVRRIAAAGAVPIVLGGDHGITTPILRGLDQKGPITLVHIDAHLDWREDVNGVRDGLSSPIRRASEMAHVDRIIQIGLRAQGSGRPEELIAARAYGAELVTAYELHDVGMDAVLERIPDGGNYYLTIDADGMDPATMPAVAGPAPGGVTFVQARKLIHGLVRKGRVVGMDIVEIQPEKDLNQISCITAGRLILNLIGASIRAGHYDK
- a CDS encoding amino acid ABC transporter ATP-binding protein codes for the protein MIEIRGVDKYYGSHHVLKQCSTQVSKGEIVVVCGPSGSGKSTLIKTVNALEPIQKGDILIDGDSVTSTTDLPKLRTKVGMVFQHFELFPHLDITRNLTLAQQIVLGRDIATASAKAAALLERVGLSAHAHKHPGQLSGGQQQRVAIARALSMDPMAMLFDEPTSALDPEMVNEVLDVMVELAEEGMTMMVVTHEMGFARRVANRVVFMEDGAIIEDSPTDRFFQDAASPQAQRFLSKILPH
- a CDS encoding RidA family protein, with amino-acid sequence MAHTRIRKFNTRETYPEQQLDNDLCQAVVAGNLVFLRGQIGQDLDTRESVGVGDVTAQAEKAMANVAMLLDECGSELSHICKLTVYLVDVRYREAVYNVMGRWLKGVFPVSTGIIVSALARPEWLVEIDVTAVIPG
- a CDS encoding TlpA disulfide reductase family protein — its product is MPAIRIGPLVFPTDLAILMAAAIAGLLAAHLLNRQRDRTANLSTDLWRALVIGLVAARLAFVWQYREHYLPDPIQILDLRDGGWTGLIGLGAAWLYTLYAVVRRHSPRPALVGALALASVVWFGGGRWLASAPEAPSALTALAVQQVDGSPAALNAFHGKPTVINLWASWCPPCRREMPAFAAAQAANPDVNFVFLNQAEAPGPVTEFLTQHAPTLQNVLLDPAGDASRQMSNRGLPATLFLDAQGRLVDLRVGELSTASLAQRLEAIRDEDGGD
- a CDS encoding lysozyme inhibitor LprI family protein; translation: MMIKKILPAACAAALCIFSLTATAAPEALPSFDCAKARTGAEKAICANPQLAALDASIAKRYDEARKSLDSITAEALLRDQRYFTKVRDDAFEKPFDKDKPIEELATRLKYRDAFLASLDLAERKGFTGRWRNLSGEITLWKKPDGDILYEGSAAEPHTGRWSCNVEASGRAKDERLRVKSVDTKGWVLNLQRQGDGLVVQEQPPGAGSSGPPYCDMNGTLGGTFFPIR